From a single Mesorhizobium shangrilense genomic region:
- a CDS encoding dihydroxyacetone kinase subunit DhaK, which yields MKHFFNRRETIVTEALDGLLRTIGAGDLARLDGYPEIKVILRADWDKARVSVVSGGGAGHEPSHAGFVGKGMLTAAVSGEIFASPSVEAVLAAIRAVTGPAGCLLIVKNYTGDRLNFGLAAEKARAEGFRVEMVIVADDIALPDIAQPRGVAGTLFVHKIAGHLSEAGHDLADIAAAARAAAKDIVSLGMSLSSCSIPGQPHEDRFGADDGELGLGIHGEPGVERIAVQSADRLVAIMAERLAARLDPKATHALLINNLGAVPPLEMSLVANAVLASPLAKTIKLTIGPGPLMTALNMNGFSLSLIRLDAAREAALLEPVGPHAWMPAKPVVAPAVVPLAKNAGESTARKPSQDARTRRLITTVCERLISLEAALNGLDAKAGDGDTGSTVATGARSVLERLDTLPLADSAATLGALGNILSASMGGSSGVLLSIFFTAAAQALDAGAGLAKALLAGLERMTFYGGAATGDRTMVDALEPALRALDAHGLEDAAAAARRGAEATAAMDKAKAGRSAYVGSKLQGVVDPGAHAVAEVFAAVAALHAAA from the coding sequence ATGAAGCACTTTTTCAACCGCCGGGAAACGATCGTCACCGAGGCGCTGGACGGCCTGTTGCGGACCATCGGCGCTGGCGATCTCGCGCGCCTCGACGGCTACCCCGAGATCAAGGTCATCCTGCGCGCCGATTGGGACAAGGCAAGGGTCAGCGTCGTCTCCGGTGGTGGGGCCGGGCATGAGCCTTCGCATGCCGGCTTCGTCGGCAAGGGTATGCTGACGGCGGCTGTCTCTGGCGAGATCTTTGCCTCGCCGAGCGTCGAAGCGGTGCTGGCGGCCATCCGCGCAGTCACCGGCCCTGCCGGCTGCCTGCTGATCGTCAAGAACTACACCGGTGACCGCCTCAATTTCGGCCTGGCCGCCGAGAAGGCGCGCGCCGAAGGCTTTCGTGTCGAGATGGTGATCGTCGCCGACGACATCGCGCTCCCCGACATTGCCCAGCCACGCGGCGTTGCCGGCACGCTGTTCGTGCACAAGATCGCAGGGCATCTGTCGGAAGCTGGCCACGATCTGGCGGATATCGCGGCTGCGGCACGAGCGGCGGCGAAGGACATTGTTTCGCTCGGCATGTCGCTGTCGTCCTGCTCTATCCCCGGCCAGCCGCACGAGGACAGGTTTGGTGCTGATGATGGCGAGCTCGGCCTCGGTATCCACGGCGAGCCCGGCGTCGAACGCATTGCCGTGCAAAGCGCCGACCGGCTGGTCGCGATCATGGCGGAGCGCCTTGCAGCGCGGCTCGATCCGAAGGCTACCCATGCCTTGCTGATCAACAACCTCGGCGCGGTGCCGCCGCTCGAAATGTCTCTTGTAGCCAACGCCGTGCTTGCCTCGCCGCTCGCCAAAACCATCAAGCTGACGATCGGCCCTGGACCGCTGATGACGGCGCTCAACATGAACGGCTTCTCGCTGTCGCTGATCCGGCTGGATGCGGCGCGCGAGGCTGCCTTGCTGGAGCCGGTCGGCCCGCACGCATGGATGCCGGCAAAGCCTGTCGTTGCGCCGGCTGTGGTGCCACTGGCCAAAAACGCCGGCGAAAGCACGGCACGCAAGCCCAGCCAGGACGCACGCACCAGACGCCTCATCACCACCGTCTGCGAAAGGCTGATTTCACTCGAAGCGGCATTGAACGGACTGGACGCCAAGGCCGGCGACGGCGACACCGGCTCGACGGTGGCGACCGGTGCGCGCAGCGTGCTGGAGCGCCTTGATACGCTGCCGCTGGCGGACTCTGCTGCTACCCTTGGCGCTCTGGGCAATATTCTGAGCGCCTCCATGGGCGGCTCCAGCGGGGTGCTGCTGTCGATCTTCTTCACGGCGGCGGCGCAGGCCCTGGATGCCGGCGCCGGCCTGGCCAAGGCGCTGCTTGCGGGGCTTGAGCGGATGACTTTCTACGGTGGCGCCGCAACTGGGGATCGCACCATGGTCGATGCCCTGGAGCCCGCCCTGAGAGCGCTCGACGCTCATGGCCTGGAGGACGCGGCGGCAGCGGCCCGACGCGGCGCCGAGGCCACGGCGGCCATGGACAAGGCCAAGGCCGGACGGTCCGCCTATGTCGGCAGCAAGCTGCAGGGGGTGGTCGACCCCGGGGCTCATGCGGTGGCCGAGGTCTTCGCGGCCGTCGCCGCGCTGCATGCCGCGGCCTGA
- the dhaL gene encoding dihydroxyacetone kinase subunit DhaL, translating to MAALNLSRLIAAAADAIADNAEALTALDQAIGDGDHGLNMKRGFEVVRGEAEAFSAKPLPDALKAIGTKLVMTVGGASGPLFGTLFMALGKEISADPDRTNLTTAFGKAIDAVAARGKSQAGQKTMLDVLQPVHEALLQGKTAAEIADVADRAAEATIPMKALRGRASFLGDRSIGHMDAGARSTALLVRAVVETIGERA from the coding sequence ATGGCGGCGTTGAACCTTTCCAGGCTGATCGCGGCCGCCGCGGATGCGATTGCTGATAACGCCGAGGCGTTGACGGCGCTCGACCAGGCGATCGGCGACGGCGACCACGGGCTCAACATGAAGCGCGGGTTCGAGGTGGTGCGCGGCGAGGCCGAGGCTTTTTCGGCCAAACCGCTGCCCGACGCATTGAAGGCGATCGGCACCAAGCTGGTGATGACGGTCGGCGGTGCCTCCGGCCCGCTGTTCGGTACCTTGTTCATGGCGCTCGGCAAGGAGATTTCGGCGGATCCCGATCGCACCAACCTGACGACGGCTTTTGGCAAGGCGATCGACGCGGTGGCCGCGCGGGGCAAGTCGCAAGCTGGACAGAAAACCATGCTGGATGTGCTGCAGCCAGTGCATGAGGCGTTGTTGCAAGGAAAGACCGCAGCGGAGATTGCGGATGTCGCCGACAGGGCTGCCGAGGCAACCATACCAATGAAGGCCCTGCGCGGCCGCGCCTCGTTCCTTGGCGACCGTTCGATCGGCCACATGGATGCCGGCGCGCGCTCGACCGCGCTGCTGGTGCGCGCCGTTGTCGAAACCATCGGGGAACGTGCATGA
- the dhaM gene encoding dihydroxyacetone kinase phosphoryl donor subunit DhaM, translating to MSNVGIVIVSHSPLVAEGTADMVRQMVGDEVPLAWCGGNGHGGLGTSVEAIMAAIEKAWSEAGVAVLVDLGGAETNSEMAVEMIGEPRAQKIIVCNAPIVEGAVMAATEASGGASLKEVVATAHELSPS from the coding sequence ATGAGCAATGTCGGGATCGTAATCGTGTCGCATTCCCCGCTGGTCGCGGAAGGCACGGCCGACATGGTACGCCAGATGGTGGGCGACGAAGTGCCGCTTGCGTGGTGCGGCGGAAACGGCCATGGCGGGCTGGGCACCAGCGTCGAAGCCATCATGGCGGCCATCGAGAAGGCGTGGTCGGAGGCGGGTGTCGCGGTTCTCGTCGATCTCGGCGGCGCCGAGACCAACAGCGAGATGGCGGTGGAAATGATCGGCGAGCCGCGTGCGCAGAAGATCATCGTCTGCAACGCGCCGATCGTCGAAGGCGCGGTGATGGCGGCGACCGAGGCTTCTGGCGGCGCCTCGCTCAAGGAAGTGGTGGCGACGGCGCATGAACTGTCGCCGTCGTGA
- a CDS encoding HPr family phosphocarrier protein, giving the protein MSAAAEAIVLITHEVGLHARPSVKFTKLAKSFAAEVEIALAANGPWFDAKSIVKVMATKAPKGTLLHIRARGDGAKDAVGALVELVRRDFDEGADHARTA; this is encoded by the coding sequence ATGTCCGCAGCCGCCGAAGCCATCGTCCTGATCACCCACGAGGTTGGGCTGCATGCGCGTCCTTCGGTGAAGTTCACCAAGCTTGCCAAGAGCTTTGCCGCCGAGGTTGAGATAGCGCTTGCCGCCAACGGCCCATGGTTCGACGCCAAGAGCATCGTCAAGGTGATGGCCACCAAGGCGCCGAAGGGCACGCTGTTGCACATCAGGGCCAGAGGCGACGGCGCCAAGGATGCCGTTGGGGCGCTGGTCGAACTGGTGCGACGGGATTTCGACGAAGGCGCGGACCATGCCCGAACCGCTTAG
- the ptsP gene encoding phosphoenolpyruvate--protein phosphotransferase: MPEPLRLQGISASAGYAEGPLFNLDGIASPYAGKATAADEKAALETAIGIATARLTALIETADSDAAGILEFQVAMLEDDALSSPAFAAIAAGQPADAAWRQALDAEIGGYESSEQHYFRARAADIRDIRDQVLRALTADGDIQAPAGAIFYGEDIAPTRFLETDWSGGGGIALKAGSTASHVAMLARSRGVPMVVGLGVVGPGVVGLGHSSANPAGTALLDAEHGGIVLSPSRTEIDAFRQSSLSFAARRDRAGTFLARPALTKAGTAVRVQVNIADPSDVDGIDIATCDGVGLMRTEFLFGKTLPDEETQYRCYRKVLEWAGEKPVTIRTVDAGGDKPVPGFTVEESNPFLGLRGIRLSLARPEVFRVQIRALLRAAIHGSLKVMFPMIAVVEEYRQAAVMFAEERAALDVRGIPHKMPPLGIMVEVPSVAIMPEAFTEAAFFSIGSNDLAQYVMAAARDNATVAHLNSVRHPAVLRLIGSVMAFGRERGIPVSLCGDAGGDPASIPSLLEAGLRDLSVAPAQLAMAKAAIADVSI, from the coding sequence ATGCCCGAACCGCTTAGGCTCCAGGGCATTTCGGCCTCGGCCGGCTATGCCGAGGGGCCGTTGTTCAACCTCGACGGGATCGCATCGCCCTATGCCGGCAAGGCAACCGCCGCTGACGAGAAAGCAGCGCTCGAAACCGCGATCGGCATTGCAACGGCTCGTCTCACTGCCTTGATCGAAACGGCCGACAGCGACGCGGCCGGCATTCTCGAATTCCAGGTCGCCATGCTGGAGGACGACGCATTGAGCAGCCCGGCCTTTGCCGCGATCGCGGCCGGCCAGCCGGCCGATGCCGCATGGCGACAGGCGCTCGACGCCGAAATCGGCGGATACGAGAGTTCGGAGCAGCATTACTTCCGGGCGCGCGCCGCCGACATCCGCGATATCAGGGACCAGGTGCTGCGCGCCTTGACCGCGGACGGCGATATCCAGGCGCCAGCGGGCGCCATCTTCTATGGCGAGGACATCGCGCCGACGCGTTTTCTCGAAACCGACTGGAGCGGCGGCGGTGGCATCGCTCTGAAGGCCGGCAGCACGGCAAGCCATGTCGCCATGCTGGCGCGCTCGCGTGGCGTGCCAATGGTGGTTGGGCTTGGGGTGGTCGGGCCTGGGGTGGTTGGGCTTGGCCACTCGTCGGCCAATCCTGCCGGCACAGCGCTGCTCGACGCCGAACATGGCGGCATCGTGCTTTCTCCCTCCAGGACCGAGATCGATGCCTTTCGCCAATCGTCTCTGTCCTTCGCGGCGCGGCGCGACCGGGCCGGGACGTTCCTGGCGCGGCCGGCGCTGACGAAAGCCGGCACGGCGGTGCGCGTTCAGGTCAACATCGCCGATCCGTCCGATGTCGACGGCATCGACATTGCGACCTGCGACGGTGTCGGCCTGATGCGCACCGAATTCCTGTTCGGCAAGACATTGCCGGACGAGGAGACGCAGTATCGCTGTTATCGCAAGGTGCTGGAATGGGCCGGCGAGAAGCCGGTGACGATCCGCACCGTTGACGCCGGCGGCGACAAGCCGGTGCCCGGTTTCACCGTGGAAGAAAGCAATCCGTTCCTCGGCCTTCGCGGTATCAGGCTGTCGCTGGCGCGGCCGGAGGTGTTTCGTGTACAAATCCGGGCACTGCTGCGCGCCGCCATCCACGGCAGTCTGAAAGTGATGTTCCCGATGATCGCTGTTGTGGAGGAATACAGGCAGGCGGCGGTGATGTTCGCCGAGGAGCGGGCCGCGCTCGATGTTCGCGGCATCCCACACAAGATGCCGCCGCTCGGCATCATGGTCGAGGTGCCTTCGGTGGCGATCATGCCGGAGGCTTTTACCGAAGCAGCCTTCTTTTCGATCGGCTCCAATGACCTCGCCCAATATGTGATGGCGGCGGCGCGCGACAATGCCACTGTCGCGCATCTCAATTCTGTTCGTCATCCGGCGGTGCTGCGGCTGATCGGCTCGGTCATGGCCTTCGGACGGGAACGCGGGATTCCGGTCAGCCTGTGCGGCGATGCCGGTGGCGATCCAGCCTCGATCCCCTCGCTGCTCGAAGCAGGTCTGCGTGATCTGTCCGTCGCGCCGGCTCAACTCGCCATGGCCAAGGCGGCCATCGCGGACGTTTCGATCTAG
- the dhaK gene encoding dihydroxyacetone kinase subunit DhaK — protein sequence MKKFMNSVDTVLTESLDGFVAAHADILVLGDEHKFIRRKSLRSGKVALISGGGSGHEPLHGGFVGHGMLDAACPGQVFTSPTPDQMLAAAAAVNTGAGCLFIVKNYEGDVMNFDMAAEMSEGVLQVVINDDVAVENSSFTTGRRGVAGTLVVEKIVGAAAEHGLALAPLKALGDRVNAATRSMGVALTSGTVPAAGKPTFDIGEGEMEFGVGIHGEPGRRRDTLKSADAIAEEICAAIIGDLGDKAKGPALLFVNGFGGTPLMELYLMYNSARRIFEKHGVTITRSLVGSYVTSLDMAGCSITLTILDAETTSLWDAPVHAPALRWGM from the coding sequence ATGAAGAAATTTATGAATTCGGTGGACACGGTGCTGACCGAGAGCCTCGACGGTTTCGTTGCCGCCCATGCCGACATCCTTGTGCTTGGTGACGAGCACAAATTCATCCGCCGCAAGAGCTTGCGGTCGGGCAAGGTGGCGCTGATCTCCGGCGGCGGCTCCGGCCACGAGCCGCTGCATGGCGGTTTCGTCGGCCACGGCATGCTGGATGCCGCCTGCCCCGGCCAGGTGTTCACCTCGCCGACGCCCGACCAGATGCTGGCGGCGGCGGCGGCCGTCAATACCGGCGCCGGCTGCCTGTTCATCGTCAAGAACTATGAGGGCGACGTCATGAATTTCGACATGGCCGCCGAAATGTCGGAAGGCGTGTTGCAGGTGGTGATCAATGACGATGTCGCCGTCGAGAATTCATCCTTTACGACCGGCCGGCGCGGCGTCGCCGGCACGCTGGTGGTGGAAAAAATCGTCGGCGCCGCGGCCGAGCATGGCCTGGCGCTGGCACCGCTGAAAGCGCTGGGCGACCGCGTCAATGCGGCCACCCGTTCGATGGGTGTGGCGCTGACCAGCGGCACCGTGCCGGCGGCGGGCAAGCCGACTTTCGACATCGGCGAAGGCGAGATGGAGTTCGGCGTCGGCATCCATGGCGAACCCGGTCGCCGACGCGACACGTTGAAAAGCGCCGATGCGATTGCCGAGGAAATCTGCGCCGCGATCATCGGCGATCTGGGCGACAAGGCGAAAGGCCCGGCGCTGCTGTTCGTCAACGGTTTTGGCGGCACGCCGCTGATGGAGCTCTATCTGATGTACAACAGCGCCCGCCGAATTTTCGAGAAGCACGGCGTGACCATAACCCGCTCGCTAGTCGGCTCCTATGTGACCTCGCTCGACATGGCCGGATGCTCGATCACGTTGACCATCCTTGACGCAGAAACGACCAGCCTGTGGGACGCGCCAGTCCATGCCCCCGCGTTGCGCTGGGGCATGTAG
- a CDS encoding nucleotidyltransferase family protein, with the protein MLPPLSPTNKKLLLRYADPEALIVGDSTDSADTLSALLANAEFHGTLPVMLRKLRERGDENLPRDAALQATLHGLRQKATIITGQSMLLQYHGDRIMKALAANGIPARIVKGPVFARKLYRNVADRPFTDIDILVEPARLADANRTIAACGFELGGDEAQSYELQEFKWLEKENSSLLVELHGDLVHDTGMRRRLSLGYRELRAIDGEASDTPAALLTIAIVHAAGGHKFHRLQLCVDVLQGVRALRSPDAEARLLDAARMTGIELELATVLNVTGRLFDERRALELASRIKPDLGIRLAQRLITGNTLLNVNSRDKMRSRLRRDAFRWIQRLAKPRPRFA; encoded by the coding sequence ATGCTGCCTCCTCTTTCGCCGACCAACAAAAAGCTGCTGCTGCGCTACGCCGATCCGGAAGCGTTGATCGTTGGCGACAGTACTGATTCGGCCGACACCCTGTCGGCCTTGCTGGCCAATGCGGAGTTCCATGGCACCCTGCCCGTCATGCTGCGCAAACTCCGGGAGCGCGGTGACGAGAACTTGCCGAGGGACGCGGCGTTGCAGGCGACGTTGCACGGCCTGCGCCAGAAGGCGACGATCATCACCGGCCAATCGATGCTGTTGCAGTACCACGGCGACCGGATCATGAAGGCGCTCGCCGCCAACGGCATTCCGGCGCGGATCGTCAAGGGACCGGTCTTTGCGCGAAAGCTCTATCGCAATGTCGCCGACAGGCCGTTTACCGACATCGACATCCTCGTCGAACCGGCCCGTTTGGCCGACGCCAACCGGACCATCGCGGCATGCGGCTTCGAGCTTGGCGGTGACGAGGCCCAATCCTATGAGCTGCAGGAATTCAAATGGCTCGAAAAGGAGAATTCGAGCCTGCTGGTCGAATTGCATGGCGACCTCGTGCATGACACCGGCATGCGGCGGCGGCTGTCGCTGGGGTACCGTGAATTGCGTGCGATCGACGGCGAGGCAAGCGACACGCCAGCAGCGCTGCTGACGATCGCCATCGTCCACGCCGCCGGCGGGCACAAATTCCATCGGCTGCAGCTTTGCGTCGACGTGCTGCAAGGCGTGCGCGCGCTGCGGTCCCCGGACGCCGAAGCGCGTCTGCTCGATGCTGCCCGCATGACCGGCATCGAACTCGAACTGGCGACCGTGCTCAACGTGACCGGCAGGCTGTTCGACGAAAGACGAGCGCTTGAACTCGCCAGCCGGATCAAGCCCGATCTCGGCATCCGCTTAGCCCAGCGGCTGATCACTGGGAATACGCTGCTGAACGTCAACTCCAGGGACAAGATGCGCTCGCGCCTGCGCCGCGACGCCTTCCGCTGGATCCAGAGGCTTGCCAAACCCAGGCCGCGCTTCGCCTGA
- a CDS encoding serine kinase → MTGPSVQACYALNGQVIGISAERPDLWLDFDRMLGSLRMAACAEPGFHVRIVETALLQETPGGSFVFDGEVPEDGPCRMFQDGEIIHLVFPSQTLSIHGSEGWAEIRVRPDTRITWTAWMLLLDAALDAGGQHMLHTAGLTMPDRDAIVLIHAPSGTGKTTTSLALASQGFGICSDDAMIVTGASAKAGAWGLPRHVKIHQKTAEMLPFVSPCLGTLWDSNGEQAVSLEHLREIVRVEDSSIRPVIAVLHLARSPDSQSRLVAMARTDAMVALAADNVRTGMTGLLPLQKRRLSTIAKLVTAVPTYTLEVGASPADAAALISAALAGQG, encoded by the coding sequence ATGACCGGGCCGTCAGTCCAGGCCTGTTACGCTCTCAATGGGCAGGTCATCGGCATATCGGCCGAGCGTCCGGACCTTTGGCTGGACTTCGACAGGATGCTCGGCAGTCTGCGCATGGCCGCCTGTGCCGAACCGGGCTTTCACGTCCGCATTGTCGAGACGGCGCTCCTGCAGGAAACGCCGGGTGGATCTTTCGTCTTCGACGGCGAAGTGCCGGAGGACGGCCCGTGCCGCATGTTCCAGGACGGCGAGATCATTCATCTGGTCTTTCCCAGCCAGACGCTTTCGATCCATGGCAGCGAAGGCTGGGCTGAAATCCGCGTCCGTCCGGACACCAGGATCACCTGGACCGCGTGGATGCTGCTGCTTGACGCGGCACTGGATGCCGGCGGGCAGCACATGCTTCACACCGCTGGGTTGACGATGCCGGACCGGGACGCGATTGTGCTGATCCACGCGCCGAGCGGCACCGGCAAGACCACGACATCGCTAGCGCTTGCCTCGCAAGGATTCGGCATCTGTTCGGACGATGCGATGATCGTGACCGGAGCATCGGCGAAAGCGGGCGCCTGGGGCTTGCCGCGCCATGTGAAGATCCACCAGAAAACCGCCGAGATGCTTCCGTTTGTTTCGCCATGCCTTGGCACCTTGTGGGATAGCAATGGCGAGCAGGCGGTTTCGCTGGAACACCTGCGCGAGATCGTGCGGGTCGAGGATTCAAGCATCAGGCCGGTCATTGCCGTCCTCCATCTTGCGCGTTCGCCGGATAGCCAGAGCCGGCTTGTCGCCATGGCCAGAACCGATGCGATGGTGGCGCTGGCGGCGGACAATGTCAGGACCGGCATGACCGGCCTGCTGCCTTTGCAAAAGCGCCGGCTGTCGACGATCGCCAAACTGGTAACCGCCGTTCCGACCTACACGTTGGAAGTAGGCGCCAGTCCTGCCGATGCAGCGGCGCTGATCTCGGCTGCGTTGGCGGGGCAAGGTTAG
- a CDS encoding lasso peptide biosynthesis B2 protein: MADGPILRALFRCHVWASARLMPLLVANRSFEAVLKWAPLSSPTLYRGLPSSYIVSTVNRAVRRPWLMRDRRCLREGLLAHRFLRFAGFDPELRFGVDPKSMQAPRMAAHCWVCLDGRPVVSDSLPGMVEIYRHHAHSGKARAA, encoded by the coding sequence ATGGCCGACGGACCGATCCTGCGTGCCCTGTTTCGCTGCCATGTGTGGGCAAGCGCGCGATTGATGCCGCTGCTGGTCGCCAATCGCAGTTTCGAGGCCGTGCTCAAATGGGCGCCGCTCAGTTCGCCGACCCTCTACCGGGGCCTGCCATCGTCTTACATCGTTTCAACGGTGAACCGCGCGGTCAGGCGTCCGTGGCTGATGCGTGACCGTAGATGCCTGCGGGAGGGTCTGCTTGCGCACCGGTTTCTTCGTTTTGCCGGCTTTGATCCGGAATTGCGCTTCGGCGTTGATCCGAAATCGATGCAAGCGCCGCGCATGGCCGCGCATTGCTGGGTTTGCCTCGACGGCAGGCCGGTGGTCAGCGACAGCCTTCCCGGAATGGTGGAAATCTACCGCCACCATGCCCATTCGGGAAAGGCGCGCGCGGCATGA
- a CDS encoding PqqD family protein, giving the protein MEVASETILRLADDASVQHVGDGAVVLLARSGQLYTCNGTTEAFLDKVDGARSLDQIVGLLSAEFEVDKDTLDQDMAALASDLLSEGILAAPGA; this is encoded by the coding sequence ATGGAAGTTGCCTCTGAAACGATTCTGCGGCTGGCGGACGACGCCTCCGTCCAGCACGTCGGCGACGGAGCCGTGGTGCTGCTGGCGCGCAGCGGCCAGCTCTATACTTGCAACGGCACGACCGAGGCGTTTCTCGACAAGGTGGATGGCGCGCGCAGCCTCGACCAGATCGTCGGCTTGCTCAGCGCCGAGTTCGAGGTCGACAAGGACACGCTCGACCAGGACATGGCGGCATTGGCCAGCGATCTGCTGTCGGAAGGTATTCTCGCCGCTCCGGGCGCGTGA
- a CDS encoding propionyl-CoA synthetase has translation MASRYHEVYDGWKRDPERFWADAAGAIDWYSPHDKVFDASAGVYGRWFTGATCNTCFNAIDRHVAGGRADQIALIHDSAITGTVRKFTYAELKREVVALTSVLKNRGIGKGDRVIIYMPMVAEAAIAMLACARIGAVHSVVFGGFASHELATRIDDARPKLIISASCGLEPGRIVAYKPLLDKAIEISRHKPDACLILQRDQLRCDLKENFDIDYADAVARERAAGANVDCVPVLATDPLYIIYTSGTTGQPKGIVRDNGGHMVALKWTMENEFGVKPGEVFWAASDVGWVVGHSYIVYGPLLHGCTSVLFEGKPVGTPDAGTYWRVIAEHGVVALFTAPTAFRAIKGQDPKGEFVPQYDLSKFRTLFLAGERADPDTIKWAEQKLNVPVIDHWWQTETGSPMTINPAGLGLLPVKYGSPGVPMPGYDIRVLDDAGHEVPRGTLGNVVVKLPLPAGCLPTLWNADDRFRQAYLEEFPGFYKTADAGMVDEDGYLFVMARTDDIINVAGHRLSTGAMEEVLAAHPDVAECAVIGIADAMKGQVPLGFVVLYAGVARDSSAIESEVVGLVRERIGPVAAFKTVVTIKRLPKTRSGKILRGTMQKIADKEAWTMPATIDDPVILDEITEALKGRGIGL, from the coding sequence ATGGCTTCACGCTATCACGAGGTCTATGACGGTTGGAAACGCGACCCGGAAAGGTTCTGGGCGGACGCGGCCGGTGCCATCGACTGGTATTCGCCCCACGACAAGGTGTTCGACGCGAGCGCCGGCGTCTATGGACGCTGGTTTACCGGCGCCACCTGCAACACCTGCTTCAACGCCATCGACCGCCATGTAGCGGGCGGACGCGCCGATCAGATCGCGCTGATCCATGACAGCGCCATCACCGGAACGGTCAGGAAATTCACCTATGCCGAGCTGAAACGCGAGGTCGTCGCGCTGACCTCGGTGCTGAAGAACCGTGGCATCGGCAAGGGCGACCGTGTCATCATCTACATGCCGATGGTGGCGGAGGCGGCCATCGCGATGCTGGCCTGCGCTCGCATCGGCGCGGTGCATTCGGTCGTGTTCGGCGGCTTTGCCTCGCATGAGCTTGCCACCCGCATCGACGACGCCAGACCGAAGCTGATCATCTCCGCATCCTGCGGCCTGGAGCCAGGCCGGATCGTCGCCTACAAGCCGCTTCTCGACAAGGCCATCGAAATTTCCCGCCACAAGCCGGACGCCTGCCTGATCCTGCAGCGCGACCAGCTGCGCTGCGACCTGAAGGAAAATTTCGACATCGACTATGCCGACGCCGTCGCCCGAGAGCGTGCCGCCGGCGCCAATGTCGACTGTGTGCCGGTGCTTGCCACCGACCCGCTCTACATCATCTACACATCCGGCACGACGGGCCAGCCCAAGGGCATCGTGCGCGACAATGGCGGCCATATGGTCGCGCTGAAATGGACGATGGAGAACGAGTTCGGCGTCAAGCCGGGCGAAGTGTTCTGGGCGGCATCCGACGTCGGCTGGGTGGTCGGCCATTCCTATATCGTCTACGGACCGCTGCTGCATGGCTGCACCAGCGTGCTGTTCGAGGGCAAGCCGGTCGGCACGCCGGACGCCGGCACCTACTGGCGCGTCATCGCCGAGCATGGTGTCGTCGCCCTGTTCACCGCACCGACGGCTTTCCGCGCGATCAAGGGACAGGACCCCAAGGGCGAGTTCGTCCCCCAATACGACCTGTCGAAATTCCGTACGCTGTTCCTCGCCGGCGAGCGCGCCGATCCGGACACCATCAAATGGGCCGAGCAGAAACTGAACGTACCGGTGATCGACCATTGGTGGCAGACCGAGACCGGGTCGCCGATGACCATCAATCCGGCTGGCCTTGGTCTGCTGCCGGTGAAATACGGCTCGCCCGGCGTGCCGATGCCGGGCTACGACATCCGCGTGCTCGACGATGCCGGCCATGAAGTGCCGCGCGGCACGCTGGGCAATGTGGTGGTCAAGCTGCCGCTGCCGGCCGGCTGCCTGCCGACGCTATGGAATGCCGACGATCGGTTTCGCCAAGCCTATCTCGAAGAATTCCCCGGCTTCTACAAGACGGCGGATGCCGGCATGGTCGATGAGGACGGCTATCTGTTCGTCATGGCTCGCACCGACGACATCATCAATGTCGCCGGCCATCGCCTGTCGACGGGCGCCATGGAAGAGGTGCTGGCCGCGCATCCAGACGTGGCCGAATGCGCCGTCATCGGCATCGCCGACGCGATGAAGGGCCAGGTGCCGCTTGGTTTTGTCGTGCTGTATGCGGGCGTCGCCCGCGACAGCAGTGCTATCGAAAGCGAAGTGGTCGGCCTGGTGCGCGAGCGGATCGGCCCGGTCGCCGCCTTCAAGACGGTTGTGACCATCAAGCGCCTGCCCAAGACGCGCTCGGGAAAAATCCTGCGCGGCACGATGCAGAAGATCGCCGACAAGGAAGCGTGGACGATGCCGGCGACCATCGACGACCCGGTGATCCTCGACGAAATCACCGAGGCGCTGAAGGGGCGTGGTATCGGATTGTAG